A portion of the Camelus ferus isolate YT-003-E chromosome 16, BCGSAC_Cfer_1.0, whole genome shotgun sequence genome contains these proteins:
- the COIL gene encoding coilin, protein MAASETVRLRLQFDYPPPATPHCTSFWLLIDLNRCRVVTDLISLIRQRFGFSSGALLGLYLDGGLLPPAESARLVRDNDCLRVKLEERGVAENPVTVSNGDSTRLLPRKAKKRAFKLEEDEETELDYKNSKKHWKRHENSNSEKTLDLEPKAVADQTVSKRNKRKNKATCAVVEDDDGQTERKSPKKKEKCEYKKQTRNPKSSKAQSVKGWPIQKCSLPKGSPARNSLVKAKRKGGPGVHTKDSPASSSESESYHESASDGLSNVILEVRHSSEKVSTELLKEGSSVKNTTANKVATKIGLNSTPIKGKTPGTSSSSSDSSSESDDPCVIPKSGPECTADFLKTVGLFAGRGGSVPGPSSQIPSAAEWKQPDSHGGRPALGPPPNVTLPAGLGRGWGRGEDLLSWKGARGRGVRGRGRGRGHAISCVLNRSADYQKQQQLNELVTNSSTIIQNPVETHKKDYSLLPLLAAAPQVGEKIAFKLLELTSDYSPDVSDYKEGKILSHNPETQQVDIEILSSLPAVKEPGKFDLVYHNESGAEVVEYAVTQEKRITVFWRELIDPRLIIEPPSNT, encoded by the exons ATGGCAGCCTCCGAGACGGTTAGGCTACGGCTTCAATTTGATTACCCGCCGCCAGCCACCCCACACTGCACGTCCTTCTGGCTTCTCATCGACTTGAACAGATGCCGAGTGGTCACGGATCTCATCAGTCTCATCCGCCAGCGCTTCGGCTTCAGTTCTGGGGCCCTCCTGGGCCTCTACTTGGATGGGGGGCTCTTGCCCCCCGCCGAGAGCGCGCGCCTGGTACGAGACAACGACTGCCTCAG AGTTAAATTAGAAGAGAGAGGAGTTGCTGAGAATCCTGTAACAGTCAGTAACGGTGACAGTACTCGTTTATTACCTAGAAAAGCAAAGAAGCGGGCATTTAAGTTGGAGgaggatgaagaaactgagctaGATTACAAGAATTCAAAGAAGCACTGGAAGAGGCACGAGAACAGTAACAGTGAGAAGACCTTGGATCTAGAGCCAAAAGCTGTCGCAGATCAGACCGTGAGTAAAAGAAACAAGAGGAAGAACAAAGCCACGTGTGCTGTAGTGGAGGATGATGACGGACAGACCGAAAGAAAATCgccaaagaaaaaggagaaatgtgaGTATAAAAAACAGACAAGGAATCCCAAGTCTTCTAAAGCACAGTCAGTGAAAGGGTGGCCCATCCAGAAGTGCAGCCTTCCAAAAGGTTCTCCTGCTAGAAACAGCCTTGTTAAAGCGAAAAGGAAAGGTGGCCCCGGCGTTCACACAAAGGACAGTCCCGCTTCCTCCTCCGAGTCTGAGTCTTACCATGAGTCGGCCAGCGATGGGCTCAGCAACGTCATCTTGGAGGTCAGACATTCCTCAGAGAAAGTGTCAACTGAATTATTGAAGGAAGGATCCTCCGTGAAAAACACGACAGCAAACAAAGTGGCTACAAAGATTGGCTTAAACTCTACCCCCATCAAGGGCAAGACCCCCGGGACATCATCTTCTAGTTCGGACTCGAGTTCAGAGTCGGATGACCCATGCGTGATACCAAAGAGTGGCCCGGAGTGCACTGCAGACTTCTTAAAGACAGTAGGCCTCTTTGCAGGAAGAGGTGGTTCCGTTCCGGGGCCCTCATCCCAGATCCCGAGTGCTGCCGAATGGAAGCAGCCTGACTCACATGGTGGCAGACCGGCTCTTGGTCCTCCTCCCAACGTGACTCTCCCCGCCGGTTTGGGAAGAGgttggggcagaggagaggaccTTCTTTCTTGGAAGGGAGCTAGGGGTCGGGGTGTGCGGGGACGAGGTCGAGGACGAGGGCATGCCATTTCCTGTGTTTTAAATAGAAGTGCTGACTATCAGAAGCAGCAGCAATTGAATGAACTGGTGACAAACTCATCTACTATTATCCAG AATCCCGTAGAGACACACAAGAAGGACTACAGTCTGTTACCGCTGTTAGCAGCTGCCCCTCAAGTTGGTGAAAAGATTGCATTTaag cTTTTGGAACTAACGTCCGATTATTCTCCTGATGTCTCTGACTACAAG gaaggaaaaatattaagCCATAATCCGGAGACCCAGCAAGTAGATATAGAGATTCTTTCATCCTTACCTG CCGTGAAAGAACCTGGGAAATTTGATTTGGTTTATCACAACGAAAGCGGAGCTGAGGTAGTGGAGTACGCGGTGACGCAGGAGAAGAGG ATCACCGTGTTTTGGAGAGAGTTAATTGATCCAAGACTGATTATTGAACCTCCGAGTAACACCTAA